The Paraburkholderia caffeinilytica genome segment CGGCCGCGAGCGCGTTGTCGAGCTCGCGTAGCCGCGTGACCAGCTCGGCGTTGGCGCCGGCGAAGAAATTGTCGAATGTCGATGGCGGCGGGGTGCCGAGATCGAGCGTCAGTTGACGAAGCACAGTAGGTTAATGCCGAAAATGAGGCTTAAGGCCGCAAATGGCCCGGATATCGCGCCCTAAAACGTCCGTGAACAGTCAATGAGCAGTTAGTGGCTCAGTCAGTGACTCAGTTGTTGTAAAGCGTGCTCGTCAGATAACTTTGACGCAACTCGCGCATGGCGACCGACAGAATCGCGCTGACCGGCAGCGCCAGCAACACGCCGAAAAAGCCGAACAGCTGACCGAACGCGAGCAAGGCGAAGATGACCGCGAGCGGGTGCAGGCCGATCCGCTCGCCGACGAGCCGCGGCGTGAGATAAAAGCTCTCCACGATCTGGCCGACGCCGTAAATCAACGCGACCGCGCCGAAGCCGTACCAGTCGCCGAACTGTAGCAGTGCGGCGAGCAGCGCCAGCGCGAGACCGGTTGCAAAGCCGACGTACGGGATAAACACCGCGAGGCCCGTGAAAATACCCACCGGCAGCGCGATCTCGAAGCGGGCGATGGTCAGCGCAATCGCATAATAGACCGCGAGCACCGCCATCACGAGGAGCTGGCCGCGCAGGTATTGCGACAGCATCTGGTCCATGTCGTGTGCGAGTTGCAGCGTCTTGTCGAGCCAGCGGCGCGGCACCACGATCTGCACGCGAGCGAGCATGCGGTTCCAGTCATACAGCAGATAAAACAGCACGAGCGGCACCATCACGAGGTTGCCGACCACCGTCATCATCACGTTGCCGCTGGTGCGAACGGACGTCCACACATACAGCGCGACCTGCTGCGCGCTGCCTTCGAGCTGCCCCATCACGAGATCGCGGATGCTGGCGAAATCGAGCGAGTCGGCGAGGCCCAATAAGGCAAGTTTCGGCTGCAGCCAGGCGCTCACGTGGGCGAACAGCACGGGCACCTGCTGCTTCAACTGCGGCCCTTCTTTCTGGATGACGGCCAGCACCAGCAGCACGAGCAGCGTCATCATCAAGGAGAAGACCAGCATCATCAGCAAGGCGGCGAGTCCGCGCGGCACGCGCCGCCGTACCATCCAGGCGACGCCCGGTTGCAGAATGTACGCGAGAATGGCGCCGAGCAGGAACGGCGTGAGGACCGGACTCAGGAGCCAAAGCAGGATGCCGACGCCCAGCGCGATCGCCAGCCAGATCAGGGCGCGGCGCTGTACAGGCGTGAGGATCGAGGAGTTCTGTTGCAAAGTTGTTTCCCTGGTGTCGTCGCGACCGGCAGATTCACG includes the following:
- a CDS encoding AI-2E family transporter, yielding MQQNSSILTPVQRRALIWLAIALGVGILLWLLSPVLTPFLLGAILAYILQPGVAWMVRRRVPRGLAALLMMLVFSLMMTLLVLLVLAVIQKEGPQLKQQVPVLFAHVSAWLQPKLALLGLADSLDFASIRDLVMGQLEGSAQQVALYVWTSVRTSGNVMMTVVGNLVMVPLVLFYLLYDWNRMLARVQIVVPRRWLDKTLQLAHDMDQMLSQYLRGQLLVMAVLAVYYAIALTIARFEIALPVGIFTGLAVFIPYVGFATGLALALLAALLQFGDWYGFGAVALIYGVGQIVESFYLTPRLVGERIGLHPLAVIFALLAFGQLFGFFGVLLALPVSAILSVAMRELRQSYLTSTLYNN